In the Natronolimnobius baerhuensis genome, one interval contains:
- the mct gene encoding succinyl-CoA:mesaconate CoA-transferase has product MPALDDVRVLDLTRVLGGPYCTMLLADMGADVVKIEPPGGDFVRETPPFHDDDDNFGGYFQSINRGKRSIELDFTTAEDREDFLSLVEAADVVVENYRTGTMEKFGLEYEKLAELNPQLVYAAMRGFGDPRTVPSPKQDEPAFDLVAQALGGVMHQTGQADGPPTKVGFGIGDIFTGVLHTVNILSALHYRDRTGVGQFVDTAMYDSMLSLAERSVYQYSYTGEVPERCGNAHPTLFPYNAFEAEDGYVVIAALTDRHWQSLCERMDRPEWAVDYPDAADRLEHRDTLRDGIAEWVAAQTVEETLELLNGSVPSGRVQDVSDVYECEHAYQREMLVESELPDSDETVTIAGTPIKMTKTPPKPGARAPLLDEHREELLGNADQPSKPEPGPEPDTEPTASESDVGAMGFPTSQSQDD; this is encoded by the coding sequence ATGCCTGCTCTCGACGACGTTCGTGTGCTGGACTTGACACGAGTGCTGGGCGGCCCGTACTGTACGATGTTGCTCGCCGACATGGGCGCAGACGTCGTAAAGATCGAGCCGCCGGGCGGTGACTTCGTTCGCGAAACACCCCCGTTTCACGACGATGACGACAACTTCGGAGGCTACTTCCAGAGTATCAACCGCGGCAAGCGAAGCATCGAACTCGATTTTACCACTGCAGAGGATCGCGAAGACTTCCTGTCGCTCGTCGAAGCGGCGGATGTCGTCGTCGAAAACTACCGCACGGGAACGATGGAAAAGTTCGGCCTCGAGTACGAGAAACTGGCCGAACTGAATCCACAGTTGGTCTATGCGGCGATGCGTGGCTTTGGCGACCCGCGGACCGTCCCCAGTCCGAAACAGGACGAACCTGCGTTCGATCTGGTCGCACAGGCGCTCGGCGGCGTCATGCACCAGACCGGCCAGGCCGATGGCCCGCCAACGAAAGTCGGCTTCGGCATCGGCGACATCTTCACGGGCGTCTTGCACACGGTCAACATTCTCTCGGCGCTGCACTACCGCGACCGCACCGGCGTCGGCCAGTTCGTCGACACCGCGATGTACGATTCGATGTTGAGTCTGGCCGAGCGCTCGGTCTACCAGTACTCCTACACCGGCGAGGTGCCAGAACGCTGTGGCAATGCTCACCCCACACTCTTCCCCTACAACGCCTTCGAGGCCGAGGACGGCTACGTCGTCATCGCCGCACTGACCGACCGCCACTGGCAGAGCCTCTGCGAGCGGATGGACCGCCCCGAGTGGGCCGTCGACTACCCCGACGCCGCAGACCGCCTCGAGCATCGCGATACACTCCGGGATGGAATCGCCGAGTGGGTCGCCGCACAGACCGTCGAAGAAACCCTCGAGTTGCTCAACGGCTCGGTCCCGAGCGGGCGCGTCCAGGACGTTTCGGACGTCTACGAGTGCGAGCACGCCTATCAGCGCGAGATGCTCGTCGAGTCAGAGCTGCCAGACAGCGACGAGACGGTCACAATCGCTGGGACACCGATCAAGATGACAAAGACACCCCCAAAGCCGGGGGCGCGTGCCCCCTTGCTCGATGAACACCGCGAGGAACTGCTGGGAAACGCTGACCAGCCGTCGAAGCCGGAGCCCGGTCCCGAACCGGACACCGAACCGACTGCCAGCGAATCGGACGTCGGTGCAATGGGGTTCCCAACCAGTCAGTCACAGGACGACTAA
- a CDS encoding GNAT family N-acetyltransferase, protein MATDQTDRPTETAGDDESTATDAEADITSPDDEDDPYVIRPYEPDDRDDFLELYDQVLGDRNDEWFRWKYEDNPYSDHVPMIVATDEGRIVGTKPAFALELRIGEETYQGLQPADVMVHEDHRRRGLYSRTTERLKERYRDREAALFFNFPNEATLSGSLKHGWQIVEEVPTYYRVQRPDALAGDNERLETLAKFARPFAGAYLRTRDVTVRSPRDVTVRRFADVPVEQFVELAEQARPGTIHANRDETFYEWRFNNPLWSYDAYVATRGGEPLAGIITGTRTDDGTKETCLSDVAPLGTTPDRRDGLVAILERILADRRDVAMVAASGRAIPSDLLAQFGFRSDQSLPFSKLTQPTTQVTYPLAGDGGHEWTVAGRAITDPLNWTVTFAEQDTW, encoded by the coding sequence ATGGCTACCGATCAGACCGACCGACCGACAGAAACGGCAGGGGACGACGAGTCAACGGCGACCGACGCTGAGGCCGACATCACGTCACCGGACGACGAGGACGACCCCTACGTCATCCGTCCCTACGAACCCGATGACAGAGACGACTTCCTCGAGTTGTACGACCAGGTCCTCGGCGACCGAAACGACGAGTGGTTCCGCTGGAAGTACGAGGACAACCCCTACAGCGACCACGTCCCGATGATCGTCGCAACCGACGAGGGCCGCATCGTCGGCACGAAACCGGCGTTCGCACTCGAGTTGCGTATCGGCGAGGAGACCTATCAGGGGCTCCAGCCGGCGGACGTGATGGTCCACGAGGACCACCGCCGGCGCGGGTTGTACTCGCGGACGACTGAGCGGCTCAAAGAGCGCTACCGTGACCGCGAGGCCGCGCTGTTCTTTAACTTCCCGAACGAGGCGACGCTCTCGGGCAGTCTCAAACACGGCTGGCAGATCGTCGAGGAGGTGCCAACCTACTATCGCGTCCAGCGACCCGATGCGCTGGCGGGAGATAACGAACGCCTCGAGACGCTGGCGAAATTCGCCAGACCCTTCGCGGGTGCGTATCTTCGCACGCGCGATGTGACTGTGCGGTCGCCACGTGACGTGACCGTTCGTCGATTCGCGGACGTCCCGGTCGAGCAGTTCGTCGAACTCGCCGAGCAGGCGAGACCGGGGACGATTCACGCGAATCGCGACGAGACGTTCTACGAGTGGCGATTCAATAATCCGCTGTGGTCCTACGACGCCTACGTCGCAACGCGCGGTGGGGAGCCACTCGCCGGGATCATCACCGGCACGCGGACCGACGACGGGACGAAAGAAACCTGTCTGTCCGATGTGGCACCGCTCGGAACGACACCGGACCGACGCGACGGGCTGGTTGCGATCCTCGAGCGGATCCTCGCGGATCGCCGCGACGTTGCGATGGTGGCAGCCAGCGGTCGGGCGATCCCATCGGACCTGCTCGCACAGTTTGGCTTCCGCTCAGATCAGTCACTTCCATTTTCCAAACTGACACAGCCGACGACGCAGGTGACGTATCCACTCGCGGGTGATGGCGGCCACGAGTGGACCGTCGCCGGCCGAGCGATTACCGACCCACTGAACTGGACAGTCACCTTCGCTGAACAGGACACCTGGTAG
- a CDS encoding DUF7344 domain-containing protein, with amino-acid sequence MSSVDTSLPDELASSAPEDDDESLSKDVIFELLKNRRRREVLTYLLEAEETVTLGELAEQIAAWENDTDVNALSSDQRKRVYVALYQTHLPKMDDAGIVEYDQDRGLISLSDNADLLMMYLDTDSHQQDRWDRWYAVTSVVGATVLGSSLVGVPLLSAVSPLAVAGVVIAAFIGLSAVHATLNHQREQTVNGKLSRID; translated from the coding sequence ATGTCATCAGTCGATACCTCCCTCCCTGATGAACTCGCCTCGTCAGCCCCCGAAGACGACGACGAATCCCTCTCAAAGGACGTCATTTTCGAACTGCTTAAGAATCGCCGTCGTCGCGAAGTCCTGACGTATCTCCTCGAGGCAGAAGAGACTGTGACACTCGGTGAACTCGCCGAACAGATCGCTGCCTGGGAGAACGATACGGACGTCAACGCGCTCAGTTCCGATCAGCGAAAGCGGGTCTATGTTGCACTCTATCAGACACATCTGCCGAAGATGGACGATGCGGGTATCGTTGAGTACGACCAGGATCGCGGACTGATCTCACTGTCAGATAACGCTGACTTGCTGATGATGTATCTCGATACAGACTCCCATCAGCAAGATCGGTGGGACCGCTGGTACGCCGTCACCAGCGTTGTTGGGGCGACCGTTCTCGGGTCATCGCTGGTAGGCGTGCCACTTCTCTCTGCTGTGTCTCCCCTTGCAGTAGCTGGCGTTGTCATTGCCGCATTCATTGGCCTGTCAGCCGTTCATGCAACGCTAAACCACCAGCGCGAACAGACAGTCAACGGAAAACTCTCACGCATCGATTAA
- a CDS encoding transcription initiation factor IIB — MTQSVINNARSETTETAAELCPDCETDTIIHDPDRGERVCEECGLVLTEDPIDYGPEWRAFNAQEHDELSRVGAPLTQSMHDRGLTTTIDWRNKDANGHTMSADKQGQIHRLRVWQERIRTKNAGERNLKYALSEIDRMVSALGVPDPVKETASVIYRRALEQDLIRGRSIEGVATSALYTACRKEDIPRSLEEVTAVSRVDQREIGRTYRYIADELNINLEPTNPRQFVPRFCSELDVGKDVETMAVEIIDETTDQGLHSGKSPTGFAAAAIYAAGLLCEETIPQRAVAETAQTTVVTVRNRYREQLEAIDRSPATT, encoded by the coding sequence ATGACACAGTCCGTTATCAATAACGCCAGAAGTGAGACCACAGAGACGGCGGCTGAGCTGTGTCCCGACTGTGAAACCGATACGATAATTCACGATCCGGATCGCGGCGAACGCGTCTGTGAAGAGTGTGGGCTCGTTCTCACCGAAGACCCAATCGACTACGGCCCCGAGTGGCGGGCGTTCAACGCCCAAGAACACGATGAACTCTCACGCGTGGGCGCGCCACTCACCCAATCGATGCACGACCGTGGCCTGACGACGACTATCGATTGGCGCAACAAAGACGCCAACGGCCACACGATGTCCGCCGACAAGCAGGGCCAAATCCACCGACTCCGGGTCTGGCAAGAACGCATTCGCACCAAAAACGCAGGCGAGCGCAACCTGAAATACGCGCTCTCAGAAATCGACCGCATGGTCAGCGCACTCGGCGTCCCAGACCCTGTCAAAGAAACGGCAAGCGTCATTTACCGCCGCGCACTCGAGCAGGATCTCATCCGCGGCCGATCAATCGAAGGTGTCGCGACGAGCGCACTCTACACGGCCTGCCGTAAGGAAGACATTCCGCGCAGTCTCGAGGAAGTAACCGCTGTTTCCCGCGTCGATCAGCGAGAGATTGGCCGGACGTATCGCTATATTGCCGACGAACTCAACATCAATCTCGAGCCGACGAATCCGCGCCAGTTCGTGCCGCGATTTTGCTCGGAACTCGACGTTGGCAAAGACGTCGAGACGATGGCCGTCGAGATCATCGACGAGACGACCGATCAGGGACTGCACTCGGGCAAGTCACCGACCGGTTTCGCCGCCGCAGCGATCTACGCTGCTGGCTTACTCTGTGAGGAGACGATTCCACAACGCGCCGTCGCAGAAACTGCCCAGACAACCGTCGTCACTGTCAGAAATAGGTACCGCGAGCAACTCGAGGCGATTGATCGGTCACCGGCGACGACGTGA
- a CDS encoding methyl-accepting chemotaxis protein, with product MSTSTTDHLGPNGERPSSIRGRYQSLLWASMDRLGIADSLERKMMAAVVLQFCSTLAVFALPIVFLGPTEAFAVFPTAQIALTGVVFVLAVAAFVNTLVITREDVISPLERLRADADRIASGDLEERPADPTQADEIGELQASFTDMHDSLTTVAAQADALAREEFDASVLAQRVPGEFGDSLERMQTGLESRIDDLEESRERIERQRERVEQRNAALEADAERIRAVLQQCAEGDFTRRVSLESDHDAMADIATGLNATLDDLEATISEIQSLADEVDNVGTEVSTSITEIERASEAVSESADEISSATDEQNDRFEGVLDEMSALSATIEEIASTADGVAEVSDHAADSARDGRQTADEALDALERLEDRSTEIVDRIEQLDEELAEVSNIADLIDGIAEETNLLAVNASIEAARAGGDGSRFAVVADEIRSLAEETSDATTEVDAIVTDVQESARASAAEVQSMQEELLDGTETIAESLSVLTTVADRVQEANEGVQSINDATDEQATTSQQVVAMVDDATDQSEQTLQETTSVAAAAEEQTATIGELSDAAGSLSQTATELNSQVAAFTVEQS from the coding sequence ATGTCAACGTCGACGACGGACCACCTTGGTCCGAACGGAGAGCGCCCCTCGAGCATCCGGGGACGATATCAGTCCCTGCTCTGGGCGTCGATGGACAGGTTGGGTATCGCCGACAGCCTCGAGCGAAAGATGATGGCCGCAGTCGTCTTGCAGTTTTGCTCGACGCTTGCCGTCTTCGCGCTCCCCATCGTCTTTCTCGGACCGACCGAGGCGTTTGCCGTGTTCCCGACGGCACAGATCGCACTGACGGGCGTCGTCTTCGTCCTCGCCGTCGCCGCCTTCGTCAACACGCTGGTGATCACTCGCGAAGACGTGATCAGCCCGCTCGAGCGCCTGCGGGCAGACGCCGACCGAATCGCAAGCGGCGACCTTGAGGAGCGCCCGGCCGACCCCACACAGGCCGACGAAATCGGTGAATTACAGGCGTCGTTCACCGACATGCATGACTCGCTGACGACCGTTGCGGCGCAGGCCGATGCGCTCGCTCGCGAGGAGTTTGACGCATCCGTCCTCGCCCAGCGTGTCCCCGGCGAGTTCGGCGACTCGCTCGAGAGGATGCAGACCGGCCTCGAGAGCCGGATCGATGACCTCGAGGAGAGTCGCGAGCGGATCGAACGCCAGCGCGAGCGTGTCGAACAGCGAAACGCAGCCCTCGAGGCCGATGCCGAACGAATTCGTGCCGTCCTCCAGCAGTGCGCCGAGGGAGACTTCACCCGGCGTGTCTCACTCGAGAGCGACCACGATGCGATGGCCGACATCGCGACCGGACTGAACGCGACGCTCGACGATCTCGAGGCGACGATTTCTGAGATTCAGTCACTGGCAGACGAAGTCGACAACGTCGGAACGGAGGTCTCGACGAGTATCACGGAGATCGAACGCGCGAGCGAAGCGGTGAGCGAGTCAGCTGATGAAATCTCGAGCGCCACCGACGAGCAAAACGACCGATTCGAGGGCGTGCTTGACGAGATGAGTGCGCTCTCGGCAACAATCGAGGAAATCGCTTCGACTGCAGACGGCGTCGCCGAGGTCTCAGATCACGCCGCAGACAGCGCTCGAGACGGCCGACAGACAGCAGATGAGGCACTGGACGCACTCGAGCGACTCGAGGACCGATCTACGGAAATTGTCGACCGAATCGAGCAATTGGACGAGGAACTGGCCGAGGTGAGCAACATCGCCGATCTGATCGATGGCATCGCGGAGGAAACGAACCTGCTTGCAGTCAATGCCTCAATCGAGGCGGCACGGGCGGGCGGCGACGGCAGCCGATTCGCTGTCGTCGCGGACGAAATCCGCTCGCTCGCGGAAGAGACGAGCGACGCGACGACCGAGGTCGACGCCATCGTCACCGACGTTCAGGAATCTGCTCGAGCGAGCGCGGCGGAGGTCCAGTCGATGCAGGAGGAACTGCTCGATGGAACGGAGACGATTGCGGAGAGTCTGTCAGTGTTGACGACGGTTGCAGATCGCGTCCAGGAGGCAAACGAGGGCGTGCAGTCGATCAACGACGCGACGGACGAACAGGCGACCACGAGCCAGCAGGTCGTGGCGATGGTCGACGACGCGACCGACCAAAGCGAGCAGACACTCCAAGAGACGACCAGTGTGGCGGCGGCCGCCGAGGAACAGACTGCCACAATCGGCGAACTCTCAGATGCGGCAGGATCGCTCTCGCAGACGGCCACGGAACTCAACAGTCAGGTTGCGGCGTTCACGGTCGAGCAGTCGTAG
- a CDS encoding DEAD/DEAH box helicase, translated as MTDERSTAPSASPSSTDEQTEETDSAAESTDSEDELTIADFHEASQREGTPVLTAGAVARTLELPHDTVHEQLDTLAERGDLERRSVSNDPVVWYPSELEDLTERERVVVFPKRREIVVDRPDQFTRAQLAQFAHLEDANGEEGYRYALRPEDIWQAPHDNFADLARTMRQALGQRSDPLEEWVQSQWTRAHQFRLYTHDDGYTVLEAETPEVMGNVARQKLDEEHVHAPISETEDWVHEGSEAAIKRILYEAGYPVQDHRDLESGDGLEIDLAVSLRDYQQTWVDHFAESGEGVFVGPPGSGKTVAAMGAMAHVGGETLILVPSRDLARQWAETIEEYTTLESHQIGQYHGGQKNVRPVTIATYQIAGMDRHRSLFDDREWGLVVFDECQHVPSDVYRRSTRLQSRHRLGLSASPIREDDRQKEIFTLVGPPIGTDWQALFEAGFVAEPELEIRYVPWGEDEQQNAYVSAEGRKKYRIAAENRGKIDEVRYLLSAHPDSRALVFVDYLDQGHELADALEAPFISGETRHHERRRLFEEFRRNERDLLIISRVGDEGIDLPTADLAIVASGLGGSRRQGTQRAGRTMRPAGGALVYVLATRGTREEDFARRQLQHLGRKGMTVREQTVERTDESADEDDDAPQEEGDSSDAA; from the coding sequence GTGACTGACGAACGTTCGACAGCGCCGTCGGCGTCGCCCTCGTCGACAGACGAGCAGACCGAGGAGACCGACTCGGCTGCCGAGTCGACGGACAGCGAGGACGAACTGACGATTGCAGACTTTCACGAGGCCAGCCAGCGCGAGGGCACTCCGGTGCTCACCGCCGGCGCAGTGGCCCGAACGCTCGAGTTGCCCCATGACACGGTACACGAGCAACTCGATACCCTCGCCGAGCGTGGCGACCTTGAGCGCCGCTCCGTCTCGAACGATCCGGTCGTCTGGTATCCGAGTGAACTCGAGGACCTGACCGAGCGCGAGCGAGTCGTCGTCTTTCCGAAACGGCGCGAAATCGTCGTCGACCGGCCGGACCAGTTCACGCGCGCCCAACTCGCCCAGTTCGCCCATCTCGAGGATGCAAACGGCGAGGAGGGGTATCGCTACGCGCTCAGACCCGAAGATATCTGGCAGGCCCCCCACGACAACTTCGCGGACCTCGCGCGAACGATGCGCCAGGCACTCGGCCAGCGATCCGACCCGCTCGAGGAGTGGGTCCAGAGCCAGTGGACCCGCGCCCACCAGTTCCGACTCTACACGCACGACGACGGCTACACCGTGCTCGAGGCGGAGACACCCGAGGTCATGGGCAACGTCGCCCGGCAGAAATTGGACGAGGAACACGTCCACGCCCCCATCTCGGAAACCGAAGATTGGGTTCACGAGGGCTCCGAGGCCGCGATCAAGCGCATTCTCTACGAGGCGGGCTACCCCGTCCAGGATCATCGCGACCTCGAGTCGGGCGACGGGCTCGAGATCGACCTCGCGGTGTCGCTTCGGGACTATCAACAGACGTGGGTCGACCACTTCGCCGAGTCGGGCGAGGGCGTCTTCGTCGGCCCACCAGGAAGCGGGAAAACCGTGGCCGCGATGGGCGCGATGGCACACGTCGGCGGCGAAACCCTGATTCTGGTGCCGAGTCGCGACCTCGCTCGCCAATGGGCCGAGACGATTGAGGAGTACACGACGCTCGAGTCCCACCAGATCGGTCAGTATCACGGCGGTCAGAAGAACGTCCGCCCCGTCACCATCGCGACCTACCAGATCGCGGGGATGGATCGCCACCGCTCGCTGTTCGACGACCGCGAGTGGGGACTGGTGGTTTTCGACGAGTGCCAGCACGTTCCGAGCGACGTCTACCGCCGGAGTACCCGCCTGCAGTCCCGACATCGCCTTGGCCTCTCGGCGAGCCCGATCCGGGAAGACGACCGGCAGAAAGAGATCTTCACCCTCGTTGGCCCACCAATCGGCACCGACTGGCAGGCCCTCTTTGAGGCCGGTTTCGTCGCCGAACCCGAACTCGAGATTCGCTACGTGCCGTGGGGCGAGGACGAACAGCAAAACGCCTACGTCTCAGCTGAGGGCCGCAAGAAGTACCGCATCGCCGCCGAGAATCGAGGGAAGATCGACGAGGTTCGCTATCTGCTCTCGGCTCATCCCGACTCGAGGGCGCTCGTCTTCGTCGACTATCTGGATCAGGGCCACGAACTCGCCGACGCGCTCGAGGCACCCTTCATCAGCGGCGAAACGCGCCATCACGAGCGCCGCCGGCTGTTCGAGGAGTTCCGGCGCAACGAACGCGACCTACTGATTATTTCTCGAGTCGGTGACGAGGGGATCGACCTCCCGACGGCGGATCTGGCGATTGTCGCGTCCGGACTGGGCGGGTCCCGTCGACAGGGCACACAGCGTGCCGGCCGGACGATGCGCCCCGCCGGCGGCGCGCTAGTCTACGTGCTCGCGACGCGTGGCACGCGCGAGGAGGATTTCGCCCGCCGGCAACTCCAGCACCTCGGTCGAAAAGGGATGACCGTCCGCGAACAGACGGTCGAGCGAACGGATGAGTCAGCAGACGAGGACGATGACGCGCCACAAGAGGAAGGCGACTCGAGCGACGCGGCGTAG
- a CDS encoding ATP-binding protein, translating into MSHPQFVNREDELELLRSRFDRETADLLVVYGRRRLGKSALVREAIGERDDAVYWQATEETAAVQLEDFVETASETVPLIEDLKRDWETVLRTLGQQDTIVILDEFPYLIESDESLPSKLQRVWDMHLEETSMTLVLVGSSISIMEEKVLGGGSPLYGRRTGAIDLPPLEFGDARRFYPNSEPDSIIRSWGVFGGTPYYLQALTQSSTLAENIQTHILSEHGVLHNEPEFLLRTEFGIRDPQTYYTILRAIATGKREVSEIAGFAGIESNSVGSYLSKLRRLRLIERDTPVTANPQTTRKSRYRLREPLFQFWFQYVYGQQAKLAQLGDDAYEQLVEPTFSSYMGTMFERVCQQALPELVPKTYHGIGYWWHDHHELDVVGLGGDGTLVAGECKYTTRPMDEGDLADLERSTAQIRWTPPNGGESTPQYCCFCRSGFSEGLQQTAAERDDISLFTPTDIVNAYR; encoded by the coding sequence ATGTCCCATCCGCAGTTCGTCAATCGCGAGGACGAACTCGAACTGTTGCGGTCGCGGTTTGACCGGGAGACGGCCGATTTGCTCGTTGTGTACGGGCGTCGCCGACTCGGCAAAAGCGCACTCGTTCGTGAGGCAATCGGTGAGCGCGACGATGCCGTATACTGGCAGGCAACCGAAGAGACTGCAGCCGTCCAACTCGAGGACTTCGTCGAAACGGCCAGCGAGACGGTTCCCCTCATCGAGGATCTCAAACGCGACTGGGAGACAGTGTTGCGAACGCTCGGCCAGCAGGATACTATCGTTATCCTCGATGAGTTTCCATACCTAATCGAATCGGATGAGTCCCTGCCGTCGAAACTCCAGCGAGTCTGGGACATGCACCTCGAGGAGACGTCGATGACGCTCGTTCTCGTCGGCTCGTCGATCAGCATCATGGAAGAGAAAGTGCTGGGCGGCGGCAGTCCGCTGTACGGTCGACGAACCGGGGCAATTGACTTACCACCGCTCGAGTTTGGGGACGCGCGGCGGTTCTATCCGAACTCGGAACCTGACTCGATCATCCGGTCGTGGGGCGTCTTCGGTGGAACGCCGTACTATCTACAGGCGCTGACGCAGTCGAGTACCCTCGCGGAAAATATCCAGACACATATTCTGTCGGAACACGGCGTCTTGCACAACGAACCCGAGTTCCTCCTTCGGACGGAGTTTGGCATTCGGGACCCACAAACCTACTATACGATTCTTCGGGCCATCGCCACGGGCAAACGCGAGGTGAGTGAAATTGCCGGGTTCGCTGGAATCGAATCGAATTCGGTGGGTTCGTACCTCTCGAAGCTCCGCCGACTGCGACTCATTGAACGAGATACCCCGGTTACGGCGAATCCGCAAACGACCAGAAAGAGTCGTTATCGACTCCGGGAACCGCTGTTTCAGTTCTGGTTCCAGTACGTCTACGGGCAGCAAGCAAAACTCGCCCAACTTGGCGATGACGCCTACGAGCAACTCGTCGAGCCGACGTTCTCGTCCTATATGGGCACCATGTTCGAACGAGTGTGCCAGCAAGCGCTCCCGGAACTCGTCCCAAAAACGTATCACGGCATCGGCTACTGGTGGCACGATCACCACGAACTCGATGTCGTCGGACTCGGCGGCGATGGCACGCTCGTCGCTGGCGAGTGTAAGTACACAACCCGACCAATGGATGAGGGTGATCTGGCCGACCTCGAGCGCAGCACCGCACAGATTCGGTGGACGCCACCGAACGGTGGCGAGTCGACACCGCAGTACTGCTGTTTCTGTCGATCCGGCTTTTCTGAGGGGTTGCAACAGACGGCTGCAGAACGAGACGACATCTCACTATTCACCCCGACGGACATCGTGAACGCCTACCGGTGA